From a single Chitinophaga sp. Cy-1792 genomic region:
- a CDS encoding helix-turn-helix domain-containing protein: MKKIKRYDPDTTPAIICENIKRLRLANDWTQAELSDKSDISESYITKIERKIKNLQSSTVAAFAEAFDVPVDVLYTKYHPKNEEQSPSN; encoded by the coding sequence ATGAAGAAGATAAAGCGTTATGATCCTGATACTACCCCAGCAATAATCTGTGAAAATATAAAGCGCCTCAGACTTGCCAATGACTGGACACAAGCTGAGTTATCAGATAAAAGTGATATTAGTGAGTCCTATATTACCAAAATAGAGCGGAAGATTAAGAACCTTCAGTCATCTACTGTAGCTGCTTTTGCGGAAGCTTTTGACGTTCCGGTGGATGTATTGTATACAAAATATCATCCCAAAAACGAGGAACAATCACCATCCAATTAA
- a CDS encoding helix-turn-helix domain-containing protein, whose amino-acid sequence MEKNEHIKKSFGANLKRIRKEKEMTQVAVAFEAELEPSYMTRLENGKADPSLSTIMALAGALEVDPCELITF is encoded by the coding sequence ATGGAGAAAAACGAACATATAAAAAAGTCCTTCGGTGCCAACTTGAAACGAATCAGGAAAGAGAAGGAAATGACGCAGGTTGCTGTTGCCTTTGAGGCGGAACTTGAGCCAAGTTATATGACGCGCCTGGAAAATGGCAAGGCAGACCCTTCCCTGAGCACCATTATGGCGCTGGCCGGTGCCCTGGAAGTTGACCCATGTGAATTAATTACTTTTTAA
- a CDS encoding S1 RNA-binding domain-containing protein, producing MIRVGEFNLLRVKKKADFGVYMEAIDQEILLPTRFVPAGTKVGDELKVFIYHDSENRLIATTQKPFGVVGDIVNLKAVSTTHQGAFLNWGLMKDIFVPTSQQLSKMVAGQEYLVRIYLDEMTGRVAATERIESTLSNENIELKEKDPIDIIIYRRTEIGFVVIINNKHTGILHFSDIFRTVDIGDKLKGFIKSVKGDKIDVALGQPGYKRVEDEGEKILRLLRENNGYLPYHDKSTPEEIQAFFGMSKKTFKMTTGSLYKQHKIIFTQTGIKAVEE from the coding sequence ATGATAAGAGTAGGTGAATTCAATTTGCTGCGTGTTAAGAAAAAGGCTGATTTTGGTGTATACATGGAAGCGATAGACCAGGAGATCCTGTTGCCTACACGCTTTGTGCCTGCAGGTACCAAAGTAGGTGATGAGCTGAAGGTATTTATCTACCATGATTCCGAAAACAGGCTGATCGCCACTACCCAGAAACCTTTCGGCGTAGTTGGTGATATCGTTAACCTCAAGGCAGTGAGCACTACTCACCAGGGCGCGTTCCTCAACTGGGGACTGATGAAAGATATATTCGTGCCTACCAGCCAGCAGCTCAGTAAAATGGTAGCCGGCCAGGAATACCTGGTAAGGATTTACCTGGATGAGATGACCGGCCGTGTAGCCGCCACCGAGCGTATTGAGTCGACCCTCAGCAACGAAAACATCGAACTCAAAGAAAAAGACCCGATTGATATCATCATCTATCGCCGTACAGAAATCGGTTTTGTGGTGATTATCAATAATAAACATACCGGTATCCTGCATTTCAGCGATATTTTCCGTACCGTGGATATTGGCGACAAGCTGAAAGGGTTTATCAAAAGTGTAAAAGGCGATAAGATCGACGTAGCACTGGGACAGCCAGGATATAAGCGTGTAGAGGACGAAGGTGAGAAAATCCTGCGTTTGCTCCGGGAAAATAACGGCTACCTGCCTTACCACGATAAGTCCACTCCTGAAGAGATCCAGGCGTTTTTTGGCATGAGTAAGAAAACCTTTAAGATGACAACCGGTAGTTTATATAAACAACATAAGATCATCTTCACACAAACTGGTATAAAAGCAGTTGAAGAATAA
- a CDS encoding sulfite exporter TauE/SafE family protein: MTILSFTLILLIGAFLAGMLGSLTGLGGGVVIIPLLTLVFHTDIRYAIGTALIAAIATSSGSASAYVKEGITNIRLGMFLEIATTTGAVIGALIAVFMPTSIVAIIFGLVLIFSAVMSFKPKKEFVTDKDTSELARKLRLNGSYPTPTGPVPYTVHRVAGGYFMMMFAGVMSGLLGIGSGALKVLAMDNIMRIPFKVSTTTSNFMIGVTAAASAVVYLQRGYISPGLCLPVVIGVLAGAFGGSKLLVRANVKKLRLVFSVVISLLAIQMIYNGFTGKL, encoded by the coding sequence ATGACGATTTTATCATTTACCCTAATCCTGCTGATAGGGGCATTCCTCGCGGGGATGCTGGGGTCACTCACCGGCCTGGGAGGCGGTGTTGTCATCATTCCTTTGCTAACCCTCGTTTTTCACACTGATATCCGTTATGCTATCGGAACTGCACTGATCGCGGCCATCGCTACTTCTTCGGGCTCTGCATCTGCCTATGTTAAAGAAGGTATTACCAATATCCGGCTGGGGATGTTCCTGGAAATTGCCACTACTACCGGAGCGGTAATAGGCGCGCTCATAGCCGTATTTATGCCTACGAGTATCGTGGCCATTATATTCGGCCTGGTGCTGATATTTTCAGCAGTAATGTCCTTTAAACCTAAAAAGGAGTTCGTAACGGATAAGGATACAAGCGAGCTGGCCAGGAAACTGCGCCTCAACGGTTCCTATCCCACCCCGACAGGTCCCGTGCCCTACACGGTGCACCGGGTGGCCGGCGGCTATTTTATGATGATGTTTGCCGGTGTGATGTCCGGATTGCTCGGCATCGGTAGCGGCGCTTTAAAGGTGCTGGCCATGGATAACATCATGCGCATCCCATTTAAGGTATCTACCACTACCAGCAACTTTATGATCGGGGTAACAGCCGCAGCCAGCGCAGTGGTTTACCTCCAACGCGGCTATATCTCCCCGGGCCTTTGCCTGCCGGTGGTAATAGGTGTGCTGGCAGGAGCCTTCGGTGGCTCTAAATTACTGGTACGCGCCAATGTGAAGAAACTTCGTTTAGTCTTTAGCGTAGTGATCTCCCTGCTCGCCATCCAGATGATTTACAATGGTTTCACCGGAAAACTCTGA
- a CDS encoding DUF1634 domain-containing protein, with protein sequence MKHLFSKHYWADKDIQLLIGKQLRLGVIMSSTLVLIGGLIYLYRHGAEMPSYREFTGVRAGLDSFSGIIHGVRGIHGMEIIQLGVVCLIATPILRVALSVFAFLLEKDYLYVILTLIVLGVILFSMLGDLAG encoded by the coding sequence ATGAAACACTTATTTTCAAAACATTACTGGGCAGACAAGGATATTCAGCTGCTGATCGGAAAACAACTTCGCTTAGGTGTGATTATGTCGAGCACGCTGGTGCTGATCGGGGGACTCATCTATCTATACCGTCATGGTGCTGAAATGCCTTCCTACAGAGAGTTTACAGGTGTCCGTGCCGGACTGGACAGCTTCTCCGGAATTATACACGGTGTTCGTGGCATTCATGGCATGGAAATTATTCAGCTGGGCGTTGTATGCCTGATCGCTACACCTATTCTTCGTGTAGCCTTATCCGTATTTGCATTTTTATTGGAGAAAGATTACCTGTATGTCATCCTTACATTAATTGTTTTAGGCGTGATACTCTTCAGTATGCTGGGAGATCTGGCCGGATAA
- a CDS encoding RagB/SusD family nutrient uptake outer membrane protein, with product MKNKIFCISILAMGLTFSGCKKMLEEKPHATLTPDFYKSAQGLNAALDASYAGTRTIWGCEDYFSMTTPATDEFMRGNDGNKDMFLLAPSYQSTDGKGTSLWNNCYTYINTCNAVIQYAKDVTTIKDDVKKRMVAEAKFLRANYYFVLVQLWGDVTLNTTFNADPSTAAKRDPMADVYNVIIQDLKDAMVDLPAGPRTKGVDAGRASGAAAQHLLAKVYLTRAGSKAKQGTDYRDAYTNAQAIINNASGNGLALLPDFGSVFAEGNENSAEVLWAVQHTTSLAYNGSPNQDNRTPDNMLVHLFVPQYEKVDGMQRDIADGRPYIRTIPTLWLIDTIFKERVNDSRFGKTFQTVWFCNNASSIPKWPTPLPAGAPAGAVAGGPKFKVGDTAIYLPQGPRTAAQIAAAPYTLIPSAQYNPRMGPAMTKFVDTKRSDMNAPSIRPVIAYRLAETYLIAAEALLMDGRAADALPYVNAIRERAAYPNGNKSAMDVTAADLNLDFILDERSRELAGENMRWLDLARTGQLEARIKKHTPDCRANFQSPKHLLRPIPLDQINAVTTGPAYGQNDGWL from the coding sequence ATGAAGAATAAAATATTCTGCATCAGTATACTGGCTATGGGTCTTACTTTCAGCGGATGCAAAAAAATGCTGGAAGAAAAACCACATGCAACCTTAACACCAGATTTCTATAAATCCGCACAGGGATTGAATGCCGCATTAGATGCCTCTTACGCAGGCACGCGCACGATCTGGGGTTGTGAAGATTATTTTTCCATGACTACGCCTGCTACAGATGAATTCATGCGTGGCAATGATGGCAACAAAGACATGTTCCTGCTGGCACCATCCTATCAATCCACTGATGGTAAAGGCACTTCGCTGTGGAATAACTGTTACACCTATATCAACACGTGCAATGCTGTGATTCAGTATGCAAAAGATGTAACCACTATTAAAGATGATGTGAAGAAAAGAATGGTAGCAGAAGCGAAGTTCCTCCGCGCGAATTATTATTTCGTATTGGTGCAGCTTTGGGGAGATGTAACATTAAATACCACCTTCAATGCAGATCCGTCTACCGCTGCAAAACGCGATCCTATGGCGGATGTATACAATGTTATCATTCAGGATTTAAAAGATGCCATGGTAGATTTACCGGCAGGGCCACGTACCAAGGGTGTAGATGCTGGCCGTGCCTCCGGCGCAGCCGCACAACATCTGCTGGCAAAGGTCTACCTCACACGCGCCGGTAGTAAGGCAAAGCAGGGCACCGACTACCGCGACGCCTATACGAATGCGCAGGCAATCATCAATAACGCATCCGGCAACGGATTGGCACTGTTGCCAGATTTCGGAAGTGTATTTGCAGAAGGCAATGAAAACAGCGCTGAAGTGTTATGGGCCGTACAACACACTACCAGCCTGGCATACAACGGTTCGCCCAACCAGGATAACCGCACGCCTGATAATATGCTGGTGCATTTATTTGTACCGCAATATGAAAAGGTAGATGGCATGCAACGTGATATTGCGGATGGCAGGCCTTATATCAGAACGATTCCTACCTTATGGCTGATAGACACCATTTTCAAGGAGCGTGTCAATGATTCCCGCTTTGGTAAAACCTTTCAGACGGTATGGTTCTGCAATAATGCCAGCAGTATTCCCAAGTGGCCTACACCATTACCTGCAGGAGCGCCGGCAGGGGCTGTAGCTGGTGGCCCGAAATTCAAAGTAGGTGATACCGCTATTTATCTGCCACAGGGGCCGCGTACCGCTGCACAGATAGCCGCTGCGCCTTATACGCTGATTCCATCCGCGCAATACAACCCACGTATGGGACCGGCGATGACTAAATTTGTGGATACCAAACGTTCAGATATGAATGCGCCATCTATCAGGCCTGTGATTGCGTACAGATTGGCAGAAACTTACCTGATTGCCGCCGAAGCACTGTTGATGGATGGACGCGCTGCCGATGCATTACCGTATGTAAACGCTATCAGGGAAAGGGCCGCTTATCCGAATGGTAATAAGTCTGCCATGGATGTAACCGCGGCAGACCTCAACCTCGATTTCATACTGGATGAGCGTTCCAGGGAACTTGCGGGTGAAAATATGCGCTGGCTCGATCTTGCGCGTACCGGCCAGCTGGAAGCCAGGATTAAGAAACATACCCCGGATTGCAGGGCGAATTTCCAGAGCCCCAAGCATTTGCTGCGGCCTATTCCGTTGGATCAGATCAATGCAGTGACCACCGGGCCTGCCTATGGTCAGAATGACGGCTGGTTGTAA
- a CDS encoding TonB-dependent receptor, whose protein sequence is MNSIHSYMRCIPPGLKKYWYFLLLLICVYPSTLYAQQTVNVHGRITSQNGEPLPGANVVIRGTSKGAATSVDGTFSLSVPAHSFLRITYTGFLTKEIEIGTTDMPHLNIQLNANKGELNEVVVVGYGTQKRSDLTGSITSINAQALRDVPAANLSQALKGQGAGIDIQKSGGNSKPGAKPTILVRGSRSIRATNAPLFVVDGIPFNGDINDINPDDVSSIQVLKDASATAIYGSRGANGVIIVTTKHGSAGGTTITYGGYAGFVKPSGKYDLMNSQQYAGLKKWALYNADNVKYSSPDDPKIMLDGFDAIEREGLANGRNTDWQDLVYRTGLQTNHQIGVSGGNDKTQFSISGGYYKETGVYPGQSFERFSARISVDHQINKIFKVGLSSLNNFSTTIGENANPMGQVLRASPMAPAFDSSGNILNDFVAGSAAQIWNPLANFIPGAVVERRKRTGTFTTAYLDVNIFPGLKYRLNAGAEIKNDNYGNFYGSKTSNNLGGLNTSETNYGQSTSFTIENLLYYDKTIRKHRFNLTGLYSVQESNARNTKYTNSNLLYDNLEYANAQYGSNLSGSGTDPKWDIISYMGRLFYSYDDRYLVTLTMRSDGSSRLAPGNQFKGFPSAAVSWNIIQEPWAKNSQTFSNLKLRLSYGRTGNTAIDPYQTKGSLTAINYNYGSTNVTGAYLNTAPNMKLQWENTATSNAGLDFGLFNNRITGSVDAYIQQTSNLLLPQKLPGTSGIPGNVLVNVGKTENRGVEVHIATVNVQSKTANGFNWTTDLNWYLNRGKITQLYNGIQQDLANGWFVGQPIGVYYDYKRIGIWQDNKIDSATALAYKQNVTGPTSVIGNIRIADVNGDSTFSAADKTIIGSAQPKWEGGMTNRFSYKGIDFTIVVFARVGGLLNSKLYGGGYANTFQGNYNNLNVHYWTPGSGENYYPKPNNSSTQTQYNSTLGYINGSFLKVRSLSLGYNIPQSYVQRLKAKSLRIYATAQDPLILFSQYRNKYHGVDPESAGNINADTPGTWSMIFGVNLTL, encoded by the coding sequence ATGAATTCAATTCACTCCTACATGAGATGCATTCCACCTGGCTTAAAAAAATACTGGTATTTTTTACTCTTATTAATTTGCGTATATCCGTCTACGTTATATGCACAACAAACCGTTAATGTACATGGCCGTATTACTTCGCAAAACGGTGAACCGCTTCCCGGCGCCAACGTAGTAATACGCGGTACGTCAAAAGGTGCCGCCACCAGCGTAGATGGCACTTTCTCTCTCAGCGTACCGGCTCATTCCTTTCTACGAATTACCTACACCGGATTTCTAACCAAAGAAATAGAAATCGGTACCACTGATATGCCACATCTCAACATTCAACTCAATGCCAACAAAGGTGAATTGAATGAAGTAGTGGTGGTCGGTTATGGTACACAGAAAAGGTCAGACCTTACCGGTTCCATCACCTCCATTAATGCACAGGCATTGAGAGACGTGCCCGCCGCAAACCTCAGCCAGGCGCTGAAAGGACAAGGCGCCGGCATCGACATTCAGAAGAGTGGCGGCAACAGCAAACCTGGCGCCAAACCTACCATACTCGTGCGTGGCAGCCGATCTATCAGGGCTACCAACGCGCCGCTGTTTGTAGTGGATGGAATTCCTTTCAATGGTGATATCAACGATATCAATCCCGACGATGTAAGCTCCATACAGGTTTTGAAAGATGCCTCCGCCACAGCGATCTATGGCTCCCGCGGCGCTAACGGTGTCATCATCGTTACCACCAAACACGGCAGCGCAGGCGGCACCACCATTACCTATGGCGGCTATGCCGGCTTTGTTAAACCTTCCGGTAAATACGACCTGATGAACTCCCAGCAATATGCAGGACTCAAAAAATGGGCACTGTATAATGCAGATAACGTGAAATACAGCAGCCCGGACGATCCTAAAATTATGCTCGACGGATTTGATGCCATAGAAAGAGAAGGACTGGCAAACGGTCGCAACACCGACTGGCAGGATCTCGTATACCGTACCGGCCTGCAAACCAACCACCAGATCGGTGTTTCAGGTGGTAACGACAAAACGCAGTTCAGCATCTCCGGAGGATATTATAAAGAAACCGGTGTTTATCCTGGTCAATCATTCGAAAGATTTTCTGCAAGAATCAGCGTAGACCACCAGATAAACAAGATCTTCAAAGTAGGTTTAAGTTCCCTCAATAACTTCTCTACTACTATCGGCGAAAATGCCAACCCGATGGGACAGGTATTGCGTGCAAGTCCGATGGCGCCGGCCTTCGACAGCAGCGGTAACATCCTCAATGATTTCGTTGCCGGTAGTGCCGCACAAATCTGGAACCCGCTGGCCAACTTCATCCCGGGCGCTGTAGTGGAAAGAAGAAAAAGAACAGGAACCTTTACCACCGCTTATCTGGACGTTAATATTTTCCCTGGTCTGAAATACAGGCTCAACGCAGGAGCGGAAATTAAAAACGATAACTATGGCAATTTCTATGGTAGCAAAACATCTAACAATCTCGGCGGACTAAACACCAGTGAAACCAACTACGGACAAAGCACCAGCTTCACCATAGAAAACCTGTTGTACTACGATAAAACCATCCGCAAACATCGTTTCAACCTGACAGGATTATATAGTGTGCAGGAATCTAACGCCCGCAACACCAAATACACTAACAGCAATCTTTTATACGATAACCTCGAATATGCCAATGCCCAATACGGTTCCAACCTTTCCGGCAGCGGCACAGACCCTAAATGGGACATCATTTCGTATATGGGCAGGTTGTTCTATAGCTACGACGATCGCTACCTGGTGACATTAACCATGCGTTCCGACGGTAGCTCCAGGCTCGCGCCTGGCAACCAGTTCAAAGGATTTCCTTCTGCCGCTGTCAGCTGGAATATCATCCAGGAACCATGGGCGAAGAATTCACAAACATTCTCCAACCTCAAGCTGCGACTGAGTTACGGCCGTACCGGCAATACCGCCATCGATCCGTACCAGACAAAAGGCTCACTGACCGCCATCAACTATAACTATGGCAGCACCAACGTTACTGGTGCTTATCTCAACACCGCTCCCAATATGAAACTGCAATGGGAGAATACCGCCACCTCCAATGCCGGTCTGGATTTTGGGTTGTTTAACAATAGAATTACCGGTAGTGTAGATGCCTACATTCAACAGACCAGCAACCTGTTATTACCCCAGAAACTCCCTGGCACCAGCGGTATCCCGGGAAATGTGCTCGTAAATGTAGGTAAAACAGAAAACAGAGGTGTGGAAGTACATATTGCTACTGTTAACGTACAATCCAAGACAGCAAACGGTTTCAACTGGACAACAGATCTAAACTGGTACCTAAACCGCGGAAAAATCACACAACTCTATAATGGCATCCAGCAAGACCTTGCCAATGGCTGGTTTGTAGGGCAACCTATCGGCGTATACTACGATTACAAACGTATAGGCATCTGGCAGGATAATAAAATAGATTCCGCTACAGCACTGGCTTACAAACAAAACGTAACAGGCCCTACTTCCGTAATTGGTAATATTCGTATTGCAGATGTGAATGGTGACAGCACTTTCAGCGCCGCAGACAAAACAATTATCGGTAGTGCGCAACCCAAGTGGGAAGGCGGTATGACCAACCGTTTCAGCTACAAAGGGATTGATTTTACCATAGTAGTTTTTGCAAGAGTAGGCGGATTACTGAACAGCAAACTCTATGGTGGCGGCTATGCCAACACCTTCCAGGGAAATTACAATAACCTGAACGTGCACTACTGGACACCTGGCAGCGGAGAAAATTATTATCCAAAACCTAATAATTCATCTACACAAACACAATACAACTCAACACTGGGCTATATAAACGGCTCTTTCCTGAAAGTACGTAGTCTGAGCCTGGGTTACAACATACCACAATCCTATGTGCAGCGCCTGAAGGCGAAATCACTGCGTATATACGCTACTGCACAGGACCCGCTGATTCTCTTCTCACAATACAGGAATAAATATCATGGCGTGGATCCTGAATCAGCAGGTAATATCAACGCAGATACCCCTGGTACCTGGTCTATGATTTTTGGGGTGAATCTTACTTTATAA
- a CDS encoding glycoside hydrolase family 28 protein: MLKTCLSALLLICTALSPAQASPVKPILINITATGANGDGHTLNTIAIQHAIDSCTALGGGIVQVPAGKFLTGTILLKSNVTLQLDENATLLGSTDIKDYQVIDGFKDGLGQQMGYALIGAVDIQHTGITGKGTIDGQGKLVYASGGHQRRPFLVRFVRCDTVNITGVRLTAPTAWTLHFFHCKNIQASNLTIYSRGLGNNDGIDIDCCEQVVIRDCDINSGDDAICFKTTSPYPCRKVSVSNIRINTGEGAIKFGTESAGNFEDITVKNINVAFAREGGIKIFSVDGSHINNIAISDVEMDSVNMPVIMRLGARLKTFRDGDAKQPPGSITNISIKNVNVKHGTWTGMLISGIPGHLIENVSLENIHINIPGTGTAADAAVVLEEKPADYPEIKMFGKIIPAYGLYIRHVSNFRFNNITFTSDKTDERPAIIGYDLANINFSKWKFPASGGNGPVAIISDANKVQMKNITLPKNPKTFLQLGGASSGGIVVPKNLTVTTDSSVPENAVTKQ; encoded by the coding sequence ATGTTGAAAACCTGCTTGTCTGCCCTGTTACTGATTTGCACAGCATTATCTCCTGCGCAGGCTTCTCCCGTAAAACCCATCCTCATCAATATCACAGCTACCGGTGCTAACGGCGACGGACATACGCTGAATACCATCGCTATCCAACATGCGATAGACAGCTGTACCGCTCTTGGCGGCGGCATCGTACAAGTGCCCGCAGGAAAGTTCCTCACAGGTACCATACTGCTAAAAAGCAATGTCACCCTTCAACTGGATGAAAATGCCACCCTGCTGGGAAGCACAGATATTAAAGACTACCAGGTAATTGATGGCTTCAAGGATGGACTTGGCCAGCAAATGGGCTACGCGCTGATCGGCGCAGTAGATATTCAACATACCGGCATCACCGGCAAAGGCACCATCGACGGGCAAGGGAAACTGGTATACGCCTCCGGCGGTCACCAACGCCGCCCTTTCCTGGTAAGATTTGTACGCTGCGATACCGTCAATATTACCGGCGTAAGACTTACTGCTCCCACCGCCTGGACATTGCACTTCTTCCATTGTAAAAATATTCAGGCAAGCAACCTGACAATATACAGTCGCGGCCTGGGAAATAATGACGGCATTGACATTGACTGCTGCGAACAGGTAGTAATCCGTGATTGTGATATTAACAGTGGTGATGATGCCATCTGTTTTAAGACCACCAGTCCTTACCCATGTAGAAAGGTATCGGTGAGCAATATCCGCATCAACACCGGCGAAGGTGCCATTAAGTTCGGTACGGAATCTGCCGGCAACTTCGAAGATATTACCGTGAAAAATATTAATGTCGCCTTCGCCAGAGAAGGTGGTATTAAAATATTTTCGGTAGATGGATCACATATCAACAATATCGCCATCAGCGATGTGGAAATGGATAGTGTGAATATGCCTGTCATCATGAGACTTGGCGCCAGACTGAAAACGTTCCGCGACGGAGATGCAAAACAGCCACCAGGCAGCATTACCAATATCAGCATCAAAAACGTAAACGTTAAACACGGCACCTGGACGGGTATGCTGATATCTGGTATACCTGGTCATCTTATTGAAAATGTCAGCCTGGAAAATATTCATATCAACATTCCGGGAACAGGCACTGCAGCTGATGCTGCTGTGGTATTGGAAGAGAAGCCCGCAGATTATCCGGAGATAAAAATGTTCGGGAAGATCATTCCTGCTTATGGCCTATACATTCGCCATGTAAGCAACTTCAGATTTAACAACATCACTTTTACTTCAGATAAAACAGACGAAAGGCCGGCTATCATTGGATATGATCTGGCCAACATTAATTTCAGCAAGTGGAAATTCCCTGCCAGCGGGGGAAATGGACCTGTAGCAATTATTTCAGATGCGAATAAAGTGCAGATGAAAAACATCACCCTCCCAAAAAACCCGAAAACATTTTTGCAGCTGGGTGGCGCCAGCAGCGGAGGCATTGTTGTTCCTAAAAATCTGACCGTGACAACCGACAGCAGTGTACCTGAAAACGCTGTAACAAAGCAATAG
- a CDS encoding alpha-L-fucosidase translates to MKKLTCCLAAMLSVYSGLYAQAPMKAAASVTTQAAHDQHMKWWRDARFGMFIHWGDYAVPAGMYKGQQVQRGGEWIMNRAKIPVAEYQQYAKQFNPIQYDADAWVKMAKDAGMKYIVITAKHHDGFAMFKSDASKFNIVDATPYGKDVLKPLAAACKKYGIKLGFYYSQAQDWNNPGGAAARKVAAEGWPNPDSSRIDAYTQANTGHWDPAQTTATMSEYIDKVAVPQVKELLTNYGDVAVLWWDTPTNMTDEYAQKLQDVLKIQPNIITNDRLKRPNFPGDYKTPEQKIPTKEELDGRDWETCMTMNGTWGFKSWDHKWKTTETLVRNLIDIASKNGNYLLNVGPTAEGTFPEPTIESLAGIGKWMKVNGEAIYGTSGSSLAPLDWGRCTQKTEGKKTTYYLSVFNWPANGKLVVPGLKNKVSKASLLANGTKLTTSTEGDALVVNLPATAPDNIASVIKVESTTL, encoded by the coding sequence ATGAAGAAACTAACCTGCTGCCTGGCAGCCATGCTATCTGTTTATTCAGGCCTCTACGCACAGGCTCCCATGAAAGCAGCAGCCTCCGTTACCACACAAGCCGCTCACGACCAGCATATGAAATGGTGGAGAGATGCCAGATTCGGTATGTTTATCCACTGGGGCGACTATGCCGTTCCCGCAGGCATGTACAAAGGCCAACAGGTACAACGCGGCGGCGAATGGATCATGAACCGCGCGAAAATTCCGGTGGCAGAATATCAACAGTACGCCAAACAATTCAACCCTATTCAATATGATGCGGATGCATGGGTGAAAATGGCCAAAGATGCCGGTATGAAATATATCGTCATCACCGCCAAACACCACGACGGATTCGCCATGTTTAAATCCGATGCCAGCAAATTCAACATCGTAGATGCCACTCCATATGGTAAAGATGTACTGAAACCACTCGCAGCAGCCTGCAAGAAATATGGTATCAAACTGGGCTTCTATTACTCTCAGGCACAGGACTGGAATAACCCTGGCGGCGCCGCAGCCCGTAAAGTAGCTGCAGAAGGATGGCCTAACCCGGACTCCTCCCGCATCGATGCATATACCCAGGCCAACACCGGCCACTGGGACCCGGCACAAACTACTGCTACCATGTCTGAATACATCGACAAAGTAGCCGTACCGCAGGTAAAAGAACTGCTCACCAACTACGGCGATGTAGCGGTACTCTGGTGGGATACGCCAACCAACATGACTGATGAATACGCCCAGAAATTACAGGACGTACTCAAAATTCAACCTAATATCATCACCAACGACAGACTGAAACGCCCGAACTTCCCGGGAGACTATAAAACGCCTGAGCAGAAAATTCCTACCAAAGAAGAACTCGATGGCCGCGACTGGGAAACATGCATGACCATGAACGGTACCTGGGGCTTCAAAAGCTGGGACCACAAATGGAAAACTACCGAAACACTGGTGCGTAACCTGATCGATATCGCTTCCAAAAACGGTAACTACCTGCTCAACGTAGGCCCTACCGCTGAAGGTACCTTCCCGGAACCTACCATCGAATCACTGGCAGGAATAGGTAAATGGATGAAAGTTAACGGCGAAGCCATCTACGGCACTTCCGGAAGCAGCCTCGCACCACTCGACTGGGGCCGTTGTACTCAGAAAACAGAAGGTAAGAAAACAACCTATTACCTCTCCGTTTTCAACTGGCCGGCAAATGGTAAACTGGTAGTACCAGGATTGAAAAACAAAGTCAGCAAGGCTTCCCTCCTCGCAAACGGAACCAAACTGACCACCTCCACAGAAGGAGATGCACTGGTGGTAAACCTTCCGGCTACCGCACCAGATAACATCGCTTCTGTTATCAAAGTAGAATCCACTACTCTATAA